Part of the Acidobacteriota bacterium genome is shown below.
TGAAGCGCGATACCGACCCGCCCCCCGAGAGGCTTGAGCGCCGGATGCAACCTTCGTAGCACGAGCGAGTCGGGACCCGCCGAAACCATCAGAAGGACAACTTCTCCCCCGTCGGTTCGTCCCACTCGCATTCGTCGGTCGCCGCCGGTGAGCAGCGCCTCGACCGACCGGGTGGCGGGCCGTGGTATCTCGAACTCATACGCGAGCACAGAGGTCGTACCACCCGGGAGCACACCCATAGAGGTTCGACTCCCCAGCAGCCCCCGCGCCACCGCGTTATAGGTGCCATCCCCGCCGTACGCGAGAATCAAAGGCACTCCCTCAGCAGCGGCCCGAGCGGCAAGTTCGGAGGCATGTTCCGCGCTTTCCGTCAGCTGGTACTCGAGCTTCGACCCGAGACTAGCCGCCCTCGCCGCGAGCCGTTCTCGACTCCGCAATAATCGGCCCCCCCCCGCTATGGGGTTGAGTATGACGGGAACGCGGTTCAATCCGGAGCCCGCCCATCGAAGAGGCTGCCCGGCGTTCCAGCTGGATCCAGCCCGAGGTGGCGGTATGCAGCGGGGGTCGCGGCTCGGCCGCGGGGCGTGCGCTGAAGCAGTCCAATCTGCAACAGATAGGGCTCGTGGATGTCCTCGAGGGTGCCACGGTCTTCACCGATCGACGAAGCCAGCGCCTTGAGACCGACTGGACCGCCCTTGTAGACGTCGATGATCGTTGTCAGCAGCTGTCGGTCGAGATGATCGAGGCCGAACGCGTCCACTTCCATCTGCTCGAGACCCCAATTGGCGGCTTCGAGGGTGACCGAGTCGGAACCGAGGTGGTGTGCGAAATCTCGAACTCGACGCAGCAATCGGTTAGCGATCCGCGGGGTCCCGCGGGAGCGCCGGGCGATCTCGCCTGCCGCGTCCTGATCGACCTCAATCTCCAGAATGCCAGCCGACCTGGTCACGATAACTGCCACGTCGTCTCCAGGGTAAAACTCGAGTCGATGAACGATTCCGAACCGGTCCCGCAGCGGTGCAGTCAGAAGGCCTGTCCGGGTCGTCGCGCCGACGAGCGTGAAGCGTGGCAGTGTGAGACGGACGCTGCGCGCCGCCGGGCCCTGCCCGATGACCAGATCGAGCTCGTAGTCCTCCATCGCAGGGTAGAGAATCTCCTCGACCGCCGGCGGCAACCGGTGGATTTCATCGATGAAAAGAACGTCACCATCCTGCAGATTCGTCAACATCGCCGCCAGATCTCCGGCACGCTCCAGCACGGGGCCCGATGTGATGTGGATTTGGGCTTCCATTTCGTTGGCGATGATGTGCGCGAGCGTCGTCTTTCCCAGTCCGGGAGGCCCGAAGAAAAGGGCGTGATCGAGCGCCTCGCCGCGATCACGAGCCGCAGCGATGAAGACGCCGAGGTTGGTGGTGAGACGTTTTTGTCCGACGAATTCCGCGAGCCGCCGCGGACGAAGGGATTCTTCGATTGGGCGCTCTCCCGATAGTGGTTCGGTCGTCAAGACCTCTTCGGTCATGTCCTGACTCTACCTCATCGCCTCTACCCGCCCAAATGAGTGATCAGTGGGTGAGTTTCTGGAGGGCGAGACGGAGCAGCTCACCCAGGTCCGCGTCATCAGCGTCAGCCCAGACAGCCTCCACTGCGCGCTGAGCATTTCGTTGGGAGTACCCGAGGTTGACGAGTGCTGACACGGCATCTCCACGGCGATTCCCGGGACCCGGAGCAGTTGCGGCGAGACGATCTTTGAGTTCGAGGAGTATCCGTTCCGCGGTCTTGCGACCCACACCCGGTGTTCGTTGAAGACAGGCAAGATCACCAACCTCGATTGCCTCAGCGAGTTCGTTGGCGGTCATCGCAGACAGTACGCCGAGCGCTGTTCGCGGGCCGACGCCGGCAACCGAAATCAGCCGCGAAAACGCATCGAGTTCCTCACGTTCGGGAAATCCAAACAGTACAATTGAATCGTCTCGCACCTGGGTGTGGATCCACATTGCCGCGGTCTCCCGACCGGCCAGGTCTTGAAAGGCGCGCAAGGTGATCGAAACGAGGTAACCGACGCCTCCAACATCAATGAGAACTGTCCCGGGGTCCACCCGGTGCAGGCGTCCGTCGAGCCGACCAATCATGATCGCGCTGGCGCGAATCGCTGCAAAAGGTCGTTGTCGATCGTGACGTCGGTCTCCTTGCGCCTTTCGTTAAGAATCGAGCGCATCAGTTGACCGGCACGATCCGACACCAGTCGGGCACGGAGATTATCACGTGAACTCGCAATCTCGGCCGGATCGACAAGCTCCAGGGACTCGACCCGTGTGATCACGACACCACCCACAGAACCGGTCGCAAGAGGGCCGATCACATCTCCGGCACTGGAAGAGAAGACCGCGCCATCGATACCTGGCAGCACGCCAAGCGTGCCAACCGGCTGTCCGCGCCTGTGTTCGCGCGCCTCGGTGACGCTCGAACCGAACTCGGAGGCGAGGGTCGAACCGTCTTCGCCCCCACGCCAGCGATCAGCGAGCTCCTCTCCACGAGCCGTTGCGAGCGCGACTGCCCGCTCTCGACGAAGATCCTGTTCGACCTCGGTGCGGACATCCTCGAAGGGAGGAATACCTTCAGGACGGATTTCAGCGAGTTGCCAGACGATCCACCCCCGAGGCACCACTACCGGCCCGTTGATTTCGCCGATATCCGAAACAAAGGCCTCCTCCGCAAGCTCCGGTCCGGCTGCAGCACCGGGTATTGCTTCACCGGCAGAGAACGCCGGGCTCTGATTGAGAACCACCGCCTCATCTTCGTCGGCGATCGCCTGCCACGCTTCCTGCGTCTGAGGCTGCTCCGATTGCAGTCGCCGGGCGAGAGCATCGGCGCGCGCTTCTGCCTCGGCTGCGGCGCGTCCTTCGAGAACCCGAGAGCGGACCTGCTCCTCGACCTCCTCGAAGGGCTGCTGGTGTTCCGGGCGAAAACCCTCCACCTTGATGATGTGGTAACCGAACTGGCTCTGAATCGGGCCCACGATGTCTCCCGGTTTGGCGGAAAAAACGGCCTCTTCAAACTCCGGAACCATTCGACCGCGGCCGAACCATCCAAGATCGCCCCCGTTGTCTTTGGACCCAGGATCGTCCGAATGTTCAGCCGCAAGTGCCGCGAAATCAGCCCCTGATTGGGCGATCGTCGCAACACCGTTGGCACGCAGCTCAGCTTCGGCACGCACTTCATCCGAGGCGTCCGGAGCAACCCGGAACAGAATGTGTCGGGCATGCGCTTGCTCACCCTGAACAAACTCGTCGATATGCTGGTCATAGTAGGTGCGCAGCTCGGCTTCTTCAACCGGCATCGTCCGGCGCAGTCGCGAGGTTTCCACAAGGAGATATCGGATCACCCGCTCCTCGCCGCGACGGTACTCTTCCGCGGTCGCTTCATACGCTGCGCGAGCGTCATCCTCGGAAATGCTCACTTCAGCAAGGAAAGGTTCATAGCGGAGTTGAATGACATCGAAATTCGCCGTTTCGCGCTGCCGGCGAAACTCGCGATCGACTTCATCATCGCTGATCCACACGTTGTGTTCTGCAAGCTCGTTCAGCTTGCCGATCAACAAATCTTCAGTAAGGCGTTGTTCAAAGGCTTCGGGAGTCATACGAAAGTACGCGCCAATAATTCGCTTGTACATATCAGCGCCGACAAAATCGCCGTTCTCGTCGAGAAAAGATGGGTTCTCGAGGATTGCCTCTTGGAGTTCCTCGCGCGTCACGTAGAGCCCGATCTCTGCTGCCTCGGCGAGCTGGAGTTCGCGATCGATGAGAAAATTCGCCGTTTGGCCCGCGAGATCAATCTGGCTACGCAACTCATTCCAACGCTCACCGTAAATCTTCGAGAATTGCTGGTCAAGGCGCCGCATCTCGTCGAGGAACTCCGCTTCGGAAACGTTTCGATTCCCAACCCGAACGGCAGCGCTGCCACCACCACCACCACCCGCGCGACCCGCTCCCCAATCGACAAAGACAAGAAGCACAAAGACCAGGACTACGCCCCAGAGGATGAACTTGAGGTGACGCAGGTTGTCTCGCAGCCATTTGAGAGCCATTACAGTCCTCCACCGTTCCCGAAAACGGGACAGCGAAGTCTACCGAAGAGGATGGTCGGGCGCAAGCCGACACAGCTATATTCGAGCCCTTCGAGGCGCTATTTTCTCGGCTCGAGTGACTGTTCTGGGAGGGTGGTCGGCGTGAGCTTGCCGCTTGATTACGCTCATGTTACGGTGTTGAAGGGGGTATCGCCAAGTGGCGAGAGGACTGGAACTCGACTGGGTCGTCATCCGTGTCCAGCCATTACGCAAGGTGCTGGCCGTTTTAGTCGTCGGCTTGGCGGCTGCCGGTCTTGTATTCTGGGCTTATAAGAGTCTCAATCTCTCGCCAGAGGCGCGGGCCCGGCGAGCCATCGAACGGGCCGACGCCGCTCTGGCCCACGCCGAGACGCAGCCTCTGCCACCCCATTGGAAGGACGAGCTCGACCAGGCGAGTGACCAGCTGAACATGGCCCGTTCGGAGTACGCCGAGCAAAACTGGCACGACGCCGAATCCCTGGCGGGCAGCGCATGTCGTCGGTTCGAGGCCCTTGCTGGAGCCGGTAATCAGGAGCTGGTCGGGGTCGGGCAATTCTTCAGTCTCGAGGGGCGGGTGCAATTGCAGCGTGCGGGCCAAACCGAGTGGGAAAGCACGCACCAGGGTATTCCCGTCTTCAATGGTGACTTCGTGCGGACCGGACGCGATGGCAACGCCGAGATCTTGTTCGCAGATGGCAGCCTCTATCGAATATCGCCCAACTCCCTACTCGAGATCCACCACGAAATATCGCAGGAAGCCCCAGGCACAGTGAAAATGGTCGCCGGCCGCATCAACGTCTACACGTCAGGCGCTCCGTCCACGGTCACCACCGACACCGCCGAAACGGAAATTGAACGAGACAGTCGTGTGGCAGTTGATGTTGCGGCAAAGGACCAGAAAACGACGGTATCGGCCTTCCAGGGCTCAGCCCGTGTCCACGGCCAACGGGGTCAGACGGTCACGGTCAACGAGCGCGAATCCGTTGCTGCCCTGGCCAGCGGCACGATGACCGCCAAGCAGGAAATTCCAGCCGCCCCCTTTCCGGTCGAGCCACGCAACAACGCCGGCTTCGATGTCGGCGAGCATCCCGTCATCGAACTCGCCTGGCGCGGTCGACCTCGGCGAGGCACTGTTCATCTGCAGGTTAGCCGGTCAAAGAGCTTCGACGCCACGCAACTCGACGTTGACGCACCGCAAATCGCGAAGGACGTGGCTCGGCTTCGTCTCGTTTATCCGGGTACGTATTTCTGGCGGGTCGCAGCACTGGGTGAGGGCACCGCCCAATCAGAATGGAGCGCCGTGCGCCGTTTTCGGGTGTTTTCCTCAGTCAGTCAGCAACTCTTGGAAGACACTACCCCACCGGAGTTGGTCATCGATCCACCACAGCAACTCGGCCACATGTTCATTTTCGAAGGCGCAACTGAAGTCAGCGCCACGGTCACGATCAACAACGAAAAGGTCGAGACCGACGCCGACGGCCATTTTCGCAAAACGATCGAAATATACGACGAAGGCTGGACCGACATCGATATTGTCGCAGTAGATCCCTCTGGAAACCGAACGGAACGAACTGAGCGCGTGTTCGTGGAGGATTATTGATGAACCTTTCCAGCCTCCTTGGGCTGTTCTCCTCAGATCTTGCCATTGACCTTGGCACAGCAAACACCCTGGTCTATGTCCGCGGCCGAGGCATTGCCGTTGTCGAGCCCTCGATCGTCGCGGTGAATCGAATCACCAATCGAGTTGAAGCCGTTGGCGCGAAGGCCAAAGAGATGTTGGGCAAAACGCCGAGCAACATTCAGGCAATCCGACCGATGAAAGACGGCGTCATAGCGGATTTCGAGGTCACCGAGAAGATGCTCGAACACTTCATTCGCAAGGCGCATGGCAGGTCATTCTTTGTCCGTCCGAGAATCATCATCTCAGTACCTTCAGAGATCACCCAGGTCGAGAAGCGCGCAGTCAAGGACACTGCGCTCAAGGCGGGGGCGAGCGAGGTCTACCTGATCGAACAGGCAACCGCAGCTGCAATCGGGGCTGGCCTGCCGATCACCGAGCCGTCCGGAAACATGATCGTCGACGTCGGAGGTGGTACCTCGGATGTGGCGGTCATATCACTCGCAGGTGTTGTCTACTCACGCTCGGTTCGAGTCGCGGGTAACGAAATGGACGAGGCGATCATCCACTACCTCAAGAAGAAGTACAACCTCCTGCTTGGAGAACGGACAGCCGAGCAGATCAAGATCGAGATCGGTTCGGCCTATCCCCTCGACGAGCCCCTTGGTATGGAGGTGAAGGGGCGGGATTTGGTGGAGGGGGTACCCAAGAATCTCTCCATAACCGACGAAGAAATTCGCGAGGCCTTGACCGAGATCGTGTCCACGATCGTCGACGCAGTCCGTAATGCTCTCGAACAAACACCACCGGAGTTATCGGCCGACATCATCGACAAAGGCATCATCCTCGCCGGCGGCGGATCGTTGCTCAAGAATCTCGATAAAAGGCTACGTGAGGAAACCGGGCTTCCCGTCGCACATTGTGAAGAACCTGGGTCAGCCGTCGTGCGCGGTACCGGTATGATGCTGACCAACATCGATCTTCTACGAAAGATCGCCATTGCGTAGTCCCGAGCGGGCCCGCTGTGTCCGGACTCCGCCTCCGGGCAGACCGGGCATACCAAGAGCGGTACGGCCTCCTGTGTCTTGAGGCCACCCGCGGTATGATGGCGAGGTGACCCGCTGCTCCAGATTCACCTGTTTGGGTCGGGCCGATTTCGGAAGCCGACAATGCGATTAGGATCGTAACGATGTTCCGGACGAACGCGCTCCGGACGGTCCTCATTTGGACTTTGCTCGAACTCATTGCGGCGTTCCAGGTCCGGACAGAAGCCGGATCGCCAGTCCTCTCTTCATGGATGCGCACTGTGGCCGAGCCGATAGTCATTACAGCCGAGGGTGCCACCGACCTCGCCGTCGGCGTCGGTGTTTCAGCGAGAGGTTTGCGGAAAGCGCTGTCCGAAAATCGCGCGCTGCAACGAGAGAACGAGGAACTGCGTGCGCGGCAGGCTCTCATGCAAAACGACCTCGATGCTCTGCGTGAGATAGGAGGCCTTGCCGGGCCGCATATCGAACTCGAAGCAGGCTCATTGCTCGGCCGCTGCTCCTATCGGGATCTCAGAGCGGGAACGATGGAGGTCAGGACAGCCGAATTGAGGGTCCTCCGGCATGACACGCCAGTGGTCTCATCCAACGGGCTGGTCGGGAGAGTCGTGCGGAGCGAGGGTCGGAGACACTGGCTCCAACTCATCACCCACACCGCGGCGGCAGTCGCGGTTCAGACCGAAGATGCGACGGTTCAGGGCCTTGCGCTCGGTAGCGGTAGTGCTGTAATGACTGTGGCTTACGTGCCGCGCCAAGCCGAGCTCGAAACGGGTGCCTTGCTGGTAACAAGCGGCGGCGACGGTATCTACCCGCCCGGCATTCCGACTGCACGAGTCACGCGGGTTCGTGAGAGCGACGATCCATTCCTAGAGATCACTGCTGTGTCCTCCGCAGACCTCCAGGCCACTCGCGTCGTTCTCATGCTTCCCGCGTGGGCACCGGCGGCAGATGGTGATGCACCATGAAGCCCAAGATCATTCTTCTCGCTGCATTGACCTTGGCAGCGCAAAGGCTGTTGGGCGTTCCCCCCGTACCGGCCTTTCTTTCGCTCGTCATTCTGCCAATGGTGTGGGTTGTCGCGAATGTGCTTTTGGAAACAGAACGACAATGGCCATATGAGGTGCTTCTTCTTGGACTGGCGTGGGATCTACTTTTTGGGCCGGTGGTCGGTCCCGGCGGAATCGCATGGACCGCGGCCAGTTTTGCTCTCTTCTGGATGGCCTCGGTAGTGGCCGATCGCTCCCCGAAAGCCTGGGCGGCGTTTGGGTCCGTCGGCACGCTGGTCATGCACCTCGTTCACAGGCTGGCTCTCATACCACTAGGCCTCGCGAGTTTTCCGACATTACCCGACGTCCTGTGGTCGGCCGTCCTCACTGGAATATGGTGTGGTCTCGCGGCAACAATCCTGGCTCTTGATGTTGGCAAACGATGGCGAACCTACAGGGTCCGAAAACTCCGATGAGCGACGTCGAACTCCGCGAGAACATCGGCCCACTTCGGAAACGGCTGACGATTCTCTTCCTAGTGGTTTTCGCCGTGCTCGGCTTGCTCCACCTGCGCCTTATCGATCTACAGCTCGTGCATGGAGCCGAGTGGCGCGACCTCGCAGAGAACAATCGCCTCCGGAGACTGCCGATGCCCGGGCCAAGAGGTTGGATCTACGACCGTCGGGGCCGCGTTTTGGCAGGAAACGTCCCGTCTTTCGAGGCCCTGCTGTTCCCCGACGAGACGGAAAGTTTCGCAGAAGCGGGACTGTTTCTTGCGCGGTCCGGGGTAGCAGATCTCGGCACATTCAACGAGCGCATTTCCGAACGACGAATTGGACGGATGGCGCCGCTGGTTGTCGGTGAAGACCTCAGCTGGAACCAGGTTGCGGCGATTCGCTCCCATCTGAGCGACCATCCGGAGTTGTCAGTCGTCAACCGTTTTCGCCGCCACTACCCGTTTGGAGAGCTCACAGCCCATGTCGTCGGACACCTGCGCCCAATTTCGCAGTTGGAGATCGACGCCGATCCCGGGCTCGAGCCCGACACGATGGTCGGTGCGACAGGCATTGAGGCATCGGAGGAGTCCTTCATCGCCGGCAAGTCGGGCGAACGCTGGGTGATGGCGTCCGCCTCCGGCCGCCAGCTTGGCGTGGTTTCCGAAATACCCCCGAGAGCGGGTCATGACATTGGCCTGACTCTCGACATCGAGCTCCAAGAAGCCGCCGCGGAAGCCCTGGGTGATCGCTCCGGGGCAGTAGTGGCAATCGATGCCCGAAGCGGCGCTGTCAGAGTCCTCTATTCCGCACCGAGCTTCGACCCGAAGGTGTTTGGCGGTAGGCTCAGTCGGACCGATTGGCTAGCGCTCCAGGACAATCCGCTGCACCCGTTGCAGAACCGATGCCTGCAGGGCGTCTACCCGCCTGGTTCAACAATCAAACCGTTTCTCGCTCTGGCTGGTCTCGGCGAAGGGTTGGTCGATCCGACGGCCACCGTGTATTGCAACGGTTCGATCGTCCTCCACGGCCACAGGTTTCGTTGTTGGCGGCGTGGAGGTCACGGTTTCGTCGACCTCGAGCGAGCACTGTATGAATCCTGTGATGTCTACTTCTACCTCCTGGGCCAACGCCTCGGCATCGACAGCATGGCTCAGTGGCTTGAATTTTTCGGATTTGGGCAACGGACAGGGCTTGATCTCAAATACGAATCTGCCGGCCTTGTTGGAACCCCCGAATGGAGCCGCACGGTTCGAGGAACGCCGTGGTATCCGGGCGAGGCGGTTTCGGTCTCGATCGGACAGGGGCCTCTGTTGGCCACCGTCATCCAGTTGGCACGAGCGTACGCCACATTGGCGAATGGGGGCATACAGGTCACTCCCCACTTGGCTTCCCCTCCAGATGAAATAGCACCGAAGCTTCAAATCAATCGCGGCGATCTCGACCTCGTCACATCGGCTCTTGAACAGGTCGTGCACGGTGCGTCCGGAACCGCCCGCAGGGTCGCCTATTTGCCCATCGCCGGGAAGACCGGAACTGCCCAGGTGGCGCGCCTCCAAGACGGGGTTAAACCTGACGAGTTGGCTCCGGAATTGCAGCATCACGCATGGTTCGCGGGTTGGGCCCCGTTGGACCAACCGGAATTGGCCATCGCAGTGATCGTCGAGCACGGAGGTGGCGGTGGTTCGGCAGCCGCTCCAGTGGCGGGCAAGGTCATCGAAGCATACCTTCAGCGCAATGAATCTCCAGAAACAAACCCGCCCAAACCACCCCCGGTCAAGACACCGGACAGTCCGCGCCCGTCGGCCGAAGCGGGATAGAATCGGCTATGGAGCACCGCATCGACCCATGGTTGATTCTCGCCGTTGTCGGCATCATCGGAGCATCTCTGACTACGCTTCACACAATCTCCCGGGTGGTCGGCACCAATCTCCTCCTCCGCCAGGCGATCTGGGGCGCCATCGGCCTTTTCGTGTTGTTGCTTCTTTCTCTCGTTCGCCTCGATATTTACGAACGCCTCGCGCCAGCAGTCTACGCGATGGCGATGGTCGCGTTGGTGTTGGTTCTTGTGGTTGGTGAAGCACGCGGCGGCAACCGCGCCTGGATCGCCATTGGATCAGTGACGATCCAGCCGAGCGAATTCGCCCGTCTTGCCACGATTCTGATGGGGGCCGCGTGGCTTGCCCACCGTGGAGGAGGCAAATTGCGCCTCGGCGAGATCGGCGTCGCATTCATCATCGTTATTGTTCCAGTCGCACTTATTTGGCTTGAGCCAGACCTCGGTGTCGGCTTGACGTATCTTCCAGTGCTTGCAGGTATGTTGATACTGGGAGGCCTGCCGCGCGCAGTTTGGATCACGCTTCTCGTGCTCGCCATTGTCGGTGTAGCAGCATCCTGGAAATACGTTTTGCAGCCTTATCAGAAGGAGCGCGTGCTCACCGTCCTGCAACCGGAACGCGACCCGTTCGGCGCCGGCTACCAGGTTCGACAATCGAAGATCGCTGTCGGATCGGGTGGAATCAACGGCCAGGGCCTCGGTCACGGGAGCCAATCCCAGCTCCGGTTCCTCCCCGCGCAGCACACCGACTTCGCATTCGCGGTATGGGCCGAGGCCACCGGATTCTTGGGAACCACAGTTCTGATGCTCGGTTATGCTCTTCTCCTGTCTAGGATTGCCAAGGTGGCCCTCACAAGTGACAGCCGTCACGGTCTGGTCCTGGCCGCGCTGATTGGCGGCTGGCTGGTATTCCAGGTCATCGTCAATCTTGGCATGGTTGTGGGGTGGCTACCCACTGCCGGCATTACTCTTCCCCTGTTTTCCTACGGGGGATCGTCCCTCGTCTCAACCTGTGCCGCTCTGGGTGTTGTCCAGTCCGTGTGGCGTCATCGGCTGGTGAACCGATGACCGGTTCGGTTCTCTATATTTCGGTCAACCCATTCGAGTCGCGGATTGCGATGCTCGAGAACTCTCGACTCGTTTCCTACAGGGCGGAAAGACATCGTACATCGTCAGTCGTGGGGAATCTCTACAAGGGTCGGGTCAATCGGGTTCTTCCGGGAATGCAGGCCGCTTTTGTCGATGTCGGCCTTGCGCGCAACGCCTTTCTTTACGTTCGGGAGGCGGGTGGAATCCTCGATGACTTCACCGACATCTTCCTCGCAGAAGATGGAGAGGCACTGCAACCAGATTCGTCCGCCTCGGACATATCCGATCTTCTTCGTCAGGGGCAAGAAATTCTGGTGCAGGTGGTGAAAGACCCGATCGGCACCAAGGGCGCCCGCCTCACGACTCATGTCAGCCTCCCCGGTCGATTCCTCGTCTACCTGCCCAATGTCAGTCACCACGGCGTTTCCCGGCGCATCACCGACGACGAAGAGCGCGTCCGGCTGCGAGAGGTCGTCGAAAATTTCGGCGGCCAGGGGGGATGGATTGTTCGAACTGCCGGTGAAGACCAGGGGCAGGCCGAGCTCGAGGCCGATCGCGATTACTTGCTGCACATGTGGAGCCGCGTCCAAATCATCGCTGACACAGCCCGGGCACCGAGTCTAATTCATCGAGAGCTCAGCGCCGTGTTGCGCGCGATTCGGGACCTCTTCACGCATGCGATTTCCGAGGTCTATGTCGACGACGAGGAAAGCTTCCAGGAGATTCTCGACTTTCTGGAGCAATCGGATCCAAGTCTCGTGCCGCGGGTCAAGCTTTATCGTCAGACGACTGACCTGATGAGCTCGTTCGGCATCGATCGCGAGCTGGAAAAGGTCCTCCGCCCCAAGGTGTGGCTGAAGTCGGGCGGCTACCTGGTGATCAACCAGACCGAAGCTCTGGTAACCATTGACGTCAACACCGGAAAGTACGTCGGCACCCAGACGCTCGAAGACACTGTGTTTGCGCTGAACCTCGAAGCTGCAGTCGAAATTGGCCGCCAGCTGCGGCTACGTGATCTCGGCGGCATCATCGTCATCGACTTCATCGACATGGAGGATCCCGAGCACCGAGCACTGGTCTACGACACGCTCGCAGAAGAACTCTCGAGCGATCCTGCCCGCACTCAGCTGCTGCCCATGAGCGACATCGGGTTGGTCCAGCTGACCCGAAAACGCACCCGCCCGAGCCTTGAGCGCACGCTGAGTCGTGAATGTCCGTACTGTCACGGGTCTGGGCGGATCAAGGCCCTGCCGACCGTATGCCTGGAGGTCCGCCGCGAGCTTCTCGCGGTCGCGGCAGGAGCAGTCGGCCAGCAGGTCTCGCTGGTGGTCCACCCCGCTGTTTCCCAGTACCTTCAAGGGCCGTTTCGAGAGCTGATGCGCGAACTCGAAGAGACGCACGGCCTGCAGATCATCCTGCGCGAGAATCCCCTCTTCCACGAGGAACAGTTCGAA
Proteins encoded:
- a CDS encoding Rne/Rng family ribonuclease, yielding MTGSVLYISVNPFESRIAMLENSRLVSYRAERHRTSSVVGNLYKGRVNRVLPGMQAAFVDVGLARNAFLYVREAGGILDDFTDIFLAEDGEALQPDSSASDISDLLRQGQEILVQVVKDPIGTKGARLTTHVSLPGRFLVYLPNVSHHGVSRRITDDEERVRLREVVENFGGQGGWIVRTAGEDQGQAELEADRDYLLHMWSRVQIIADTARAPSLIHRELSAVLRAIRDLFTHAISEVYVDDEESFQEILDFLEQSDPSLVPRVKLYRQTTDLMSSFGIDRELEKVLRPKVWLKSGGYLVINQTEALVTIDVNTGKYVGTQTLEDTVFALNLEAAVEIGRQLRLRDLGGIIVIDFIDMEDPEHRALVYDTLAEELSSDPARTQLLPMSDIGLVQLTRKRTRPSLERTLSRECPYCHGSGRIKALPTVCLEVRRELLAVAAGAVGQQVSLVVHPAVSQYLQGPFRELMRELEETHGLQIILRENPLFHEEQFEISE
- the rodA gene encoding rod shape-determining protein RodA gives rise to the protein MEHRIDPWLILAVVGIIGASLTTLHTISRVVGTNLLLRQAIWGAIGLFVLLLLSLVRLDIYERLAPAVYAMAMVALVLVLVVGEARGGNRAWIAIGSVTIQPSEFARLATILMGAAWLAHRGGGKLRLGEIGVAFIIVIVPVALIWLEPDLGVGLTYLPVLAGMLILGGLPRAVWITLLVLAIVGVAASWKYVLQPYQKERVLTVLQPERDPFGAGYQVRQSKIAVGSGGINGQGLGHGSQSQLRFLPAQHTDFAFAVWAEATGFLGTTVLMLGYALLLSRIAKVALTSDSRHGLVLAALIGGWLVFQVIVNLGMVVGWLPTAGITLPLFSYGGSSLVSTCAALGVVQSVWRHRLVNR